A stretch of the Enoplosus armatus isolate fEnoArm2 chromosome 13, fEnoArm2.hap1, whole genome shotgun sequence genome encodes the following:
- the LOC139295022 gene encoding histone H2B 1/2-like, which yields MPDPVKAAKKGSKKAVSKTVTKTGKKKRKTRRESYAIYVYKVLKQVHPDTGISSKAMLIMNSFVSDIFERIAGESSRLAHYNKRSTITSREIQTAVRLLLPGELAKHAVSEGTKAVTKYTSSK from the coding sequence ATGCCTGATCCAGTGAAAGCAGCGAAGAAGGGCTCAAAGAAAGCCGTCTCTAAGACCGTCACCAAGACcggcaagaagaagagaaagaccaGGAGGGAGAGCTACGCTATATACGTGTACAAGGTCCTGAAACAAGTCCACCCCGACACCGGTATCTCCTCCAAGGCCATGCTGATCATGAACTCCTTCGTGAGCGACATCTTTGAGCGCATCGCCGGTGAGTCTTCCCGTCTGGCTCACTACAACAAGCGCTCCACCATCACCTCCAGGGAGATCCAGACCGCCGTCCGCCTGCTGCTACCCGGTGAGCTGGCCAAGCACGCCGTGTCCGAGGGGACCAAGGCCGTGACCAAGTACACCAGCTCCAAGTAA
- the LOC139295295 gene encoding histone H3 gives MARTKQTARKSTGGKAPRKQLATKAARKSAPATGGVKKPHRYRPGTVALREIRRYQKSTELLIRKLPFQRLVREIAQDFKTDLRFQSSAVMALQEASEAYLVGLFEDTNLCAIHAKRVTIMPKDIQLARRIRGERA, from the coding sequence ATGGCAAGAACCAAGCAGACTGCCCGTAAATCCACCGGAGGCAAAGCCCCCAGGAAGCAGCTGGCGACCAAGGCCGCCCGTAAGAGCGCCCCGGCCACCGGCGGAGTGAAGAAGCCTCACCGTTACAGGCCCGGTACCGTGGCTCTGAGAGAGATCCGCCGCTACCAGAAGTCCACCGAGCTGCTGATCCGCAAGCTGCCCTTCCAGCGCCTGGTGAGGGAGATCGCTCAGGACTTCAAGACCGACCTGCGCTTCCAGAGCTCCGCCGTCATGGCTCTGCAGGAGGCTAGCGAGGCTTACCTGGTCGGTCTGTTCGAGGACACCAACCTGTGCGCCATCCACGCCAAGAGGGTCACCATCATGCCCAAGGACATCCAGCTGGCCCGCCGCATCCGCGGAGAGAGGGCTTAA
- the LOC139295698 gene encoding histone H4 — MSGRGKGGKGLGKGGAKRHRKVLRDNIQGITKPAIRRLARRGGVKRISGLIYEETRGVLKVFLENVIRDAVTYTEHAKRKTVTAMDVVYALKRQGRTLYGFGG; from the coding sequence ATGAGTGGACGTGGCAAGGGAGGCAAAGGACTCGGTAAAGGAGGCGCCAAGCGTCACCGTAAAGTGCTCCGTGATAACAtccaggggatcaccaaacccGCCATCCGCCGTCTGGCTCGCCGCGGCGGAGTGAAGCGTATCTCCGGTCTGATCTACGAGGAGACCCGCGGTGTGCTCAAGGTGTTCCTGGAGAACGTCATCCGTGACGCCGTCACCTACACCGAGCACGCCAAGAGGAAGACCGTCACCGCCATGGACGTGGTCTATGCTCTGAAGAGACAGGGTCGCACCCTGTACGGCTTCGGAGGTTAA
- the LOC139294806 gene encoding histone H2A-like codes for MSGRGKTGGKARAKAKTRSSRAGLQFPVGRVHRLLRKGNYAQRVGAGAPVYLAAVLEYLTAEILELAGNAARDNKKTRIIPRHLQLAVRNDEELNKLLGGVTIAQGGVLPNIQAVLLPKKTEKPAKK; via the coding sequence ATGAGTGGACGAGGCAAAACCGGAGGAAAAGCCAGAGCTAAGGCCAAGACCCGCTCCTCTCGTGCCGGGCTTCAGTTCCCGGTCGGCCGTGTTCACAGGCTGCTCAGGAAGGGTAACTATGCTCAGCGTGTCGGTGCCGGAGCCCCCGTCTATCTGGCGGCGGTGCTGGAGTACCTGACCGCTGAGATCCTGGAGTTGGCCGGGAACGCTGCCCGCGACAACAAGAAGACCAGGATCATCCCCCGTCACCTGCAGCTGGCCGTCCGCAACGACGAGGAGCTCAACAAGCTGCTGGGCGGAGTCACCATCGCTCAGGGCGGCGTGCTGCCCAACATCCAGGCGGTCCTGCTGCCCAAGAAGACCGAGAAGCCCGCCAAGAAGTAA